The Garra rufa chromosome 8, GarRuf1.0, whole genome shotgun sequence genome has a segment encoding these proteins:
- the rsph3 gene encoding radial spoke head protein 3 homolog — translation MATSLQTQNETQSGVYTFSSRPRAVPNRPKYRQAAPLLNEEQNSYGNIMYDRRVVRGNTYAQHILPITSQSDPVEFLRQQEARKRALSRKRLKEQFGSKTPEPLEGRKNMDVQTEMYLEELCDHIEDVNVECQTDMFLDKPATPLFIPAKTGRDAATQIEEGELFDFDVEVQPVLQVLVGKTIEQALLEVLEEEELANLRAQQQVFKEIRDAELVEVQRLEERERRLRVEKENRIKQQQAVLEKEKETADKIAARAFAQQYLSDLLPSVYSNLKDCGYFYDPVQRDIETGFLPWLMEEVTNTLEQGYVARTVLDMLIQDVTNQRLEAFQIKE, via the exons ATGGCAACTAGTTTACAGACTCAGAACGAGACGCAAAGCGGAGTTTATACATTTTCCAGCCGTCCGCGTGCGGTACCCAACCGCCCCAAATACAGACAAGCCGCTCCGCTGCT AAATGAGGAACAGAACAGTTACGGAAACATCATGTATGACAGACGTGTTGTCAGAGGAAATACATATGCTCAACATATCCTACCCATT aCATCTCAGTCTGATCCAGTGGAGTTTCTCAGACAGCAAGAGGCCAGAAAAAGAGCTTTGTCCAGAAAACGGCTGAAGGAGCAGTTTGGCTCGAAAACACCAGAACCACTAGAGGGCAGAAAGAACATGGATGTGCAGACAG AGATGTATCTGGAAGAGTTGTGCGATCACATAGAAGATGTCAATGTGGAATGCCAAACAGACATGTTCCTGGACAAACCAGCAACTCCCCTCTTCATCCCAGCCAAAACTGGACGAGATGCAGCCACACAGATAGAAGAAGGAGAG cTGTTTGACTTTGATGTGGAGGTCCAGCCCGTGTTGCAGGTATTAGTGGGCAAGACAATCGAGCAGGCACTGCTGGAAGTGCTTGAGGAGGAGGAGCTGGCCAACCTGAGGGCTCAGCAGCAGGTATTCAAGGAGATCCGTGACGCTGAGCTGGTGGAGGTACAGAGGCTGGAGGAGAGGGAACGGCGCCTCCGTGTGGAGAAG GAGAACCGGATAAAGCAGCAGCAAGCAGTGCTGGAAAAAGAGAAGGAGACAGCAGATAAAATTGCTGCGAGAGCATTTGCTCAGCAGTATTTGTCTGACCTGTTACCCTCAGTCTATTCCAATCTAAAGGATTGTGGCTACTTCTATGACCCTGTGCAAAGAG ATATAGAGACCGGATTCCTCCCTTGGCTGATGGAAGAAGTCACCAATACTTTAGAACAGGGATATGTAGCAAGAACAGTGCTCGACA TGCTCATTCAAGATGTCACTAACCAAAGACTTGAGGCCTTTCAGATAAAAGAATAA